A portion of the Micromonospora tarapacensis genome contains these proteins:
- a CDS encoding SGNH/GDSL hydrolase family protein, whose product MRWRSFVAVGDSFTEGLDDAYPDGSFRGWADLVATRLAAEVGPDFAYANLAIRGRTFPSVVAEQVPAALAMKPDLISFAAGGNDVLRRSFDPETLVGRYDKVIGRLRAGGADVVLFRFADLMSRLPGQRLIAPRVTLLNRAVGETAERHGAIMVDLYADDTYLNPMLWSTDRLHLSPAGHRRVAGQVLTALGVGCDEEWLLVPPRPEPTPWLSARTADLRWAGKHLAPWIKRRLTGRSSGDTLTAKRPTLSPPSTPHPHSVDHEVSGSSGDQERR is encoded by the coding sequence ATGCGCTGGCGCAGTTTCGTCGCGGTCGGGGACAGCTTCACCGAGGGCCTGGACGACGCCTATCCGGACGGCAGTTTCCGGGGCTGGGCAGATCTGGTCGCCACCAGGTTGGCCGCCGAGGTCGGTCCCGACTTCGCGTACGCCAACCTGGCCATCCGGGGACGGACCTTCCCCAGCGTGGTGGCCGAGCAGGTGCCGGCCGCGTTGGCCATGAAGCCCGACCTGATCAGCTTCGCGGCCGGCGGCAATGACGTGCTGCGCCGCAGCTTCGACCCGGAGACCCTGGTCGGCCGCTACGACAAGGTGATCGGCCGGCTGCGGGCGGGCGGCGCCGACGTGGTGTTGTTCCGGTTCGCCGACCTGATGTCGCGGCTGCCCGGTCAGCGGCTGATCGCGCCCCGGGTCACTCTGCTCAACCGTGCCGTCGGGGAGACCGCCGAGCGCCACGGCGCGATCATGGTCGACCTGTACGCCGACGACACATATCTCAACCCGATGCTGTGGAGCACCGACCGGTTGCACCTCTCGCCGGCCGGGCACCGCCGCGTCGCCGGCCAGGTGCTCACCGCGCTCGGCGTCGGCTGCGACGAGGAGTGGCTGCTCGTCCCGCCGCGCCCGGAACCCACCCCCTGGCTGTCGGCGCGCACCGCCGACCTCCGCTGGGCCGGCAAACACCTGGCCCCCTGGATCAAGCGCCGCCTGACCGGCCGCTCCTCCGGCGACACCCTGACCGCCAAGCGCCCCACCCTCTCCCCACCCTCCACCCCTCACCCCCACTCGGTTGATCATGAGGTTAGCGGCAGTTCTGGAGATCAAGAACGCCGCTAA